A genomic stretch from Haloferax sp. Atlit-12N includes:
- the dcd gene encoding dCTP deaminase, with protein MILSDSDILARLAEGDLVVDPIDDVDMQVQPASVDLRLGTEFLEFQRTNISCIHPNREHEVSEYVRETHVPEGDDFILHPGDFVLGTTKERVEIPDDLLATVEGRSSLGRLAVVIHATAGIVDPGYEGQITLELSNLGTAPVALTPGMRISQLVFTEMKSPADRPYGVERGSKYQGQRGPQASRLSSDPEFGGDE; from the coding sequence ATGATACTTTCCGACTCGGACATCCTCGCTCGCCTCGCCGAGGGTGACCTCGTGGTCGACCCGATAGACGACGTGGACATGCAGGTCCAGCCCGCGAGCGTCGACCTCCGTCTCGGCACCGAATTCTTAGAGTTCCAGCGCACGAACATCTCCTGTATCCACCCGAACCGAGAGCACGAAGTCTCCGAGTACGTCCGCGAGACGCACGTCCCGGAGGGCGACGACTTCATCCTCCACCCCGGCGACTTCGTCCTCGGCACGACCAAAGAGCGCGTGGAGATTCCGGACGACCTGCTGGCGACCGTCGAGGGCCGGTCCTCGCTCGGCCGCCTCGCGGTCGTCATCCACGCCACCGCGGGCATCGTCGACCCCGGCTACGAGGGGCAAATCACGCTTGAACTGTCGAATCTCGGTACTGCGCCGGTCGCGCTCACTCCCGGCATGCGCATCTCACAGCTCGTGTTCACGGAGATGAAATCGCCCGCTGACCGCCCCTACGGGGTCGAACGCGGCTCGAAGTATCAGGGCCAGCGCGGGCCGCAGGCGTCGCGGCTCAGCTCCGACCCCGAGTTCGGTGGTGACGAATGA
- a CDS encoding Yip1 family protein: protein MAGPRTPLLKPREYFASRPRPLDTGRALAVVALVTLVVAAATGGILVTFTQQLDQQVSVDNPEHAPDWMCENYEEGGPFADMDAPAGCDPSVPEQIDKRLGDLVWQEISWVPWAMLVGVPLFWLFEGAMLHLGTSLVGGEGGFAESLTVAAWGMVPSAARAVALAGYLAYVLPRIDLPSTPEAAVTAMQSALSGFGLITGVVVVITVAWATYVRTYGMARARDLDVESAAVVTVGLSLVGLLFELL, encoded by the coding sequence ATGGCAGGTCCCCGAACGCCCCTCCTCAAGCCGCGCGAGTACTTCGCGTCGCGGCCGCGACCGCTCGACACCGGGCGGGCGCTCGCCGTCGTCGCGCTCGTGACGCTCGTCGTCGCGGCCGCCACCGGCGGCATCCTCGTCACGTTCACCCAACAGCTCGACCAGCAGGTCAGTGTCGATAACCCCGAACACGCCCCCGACTGGATGTGCGAAAACTACGAAGAGGGCGGCCCGTTCGCCGACATGGACGCGCCGGCGGGCTGTGATCCCTCGGTCCCTGAACAGATCGACAAACGCCTCGGCGACCTCGTCTGGCAGGAAATCTCGTGGGTTCCGTGGGCGATGCTCGTCGGCGTGCCGCTGTTCTGGCTCTTCGAGGGAGCGATGCTCCATCTCGGCACGTCGCTCGTCGGCGGCGAGGGCGGCTTCGCGGAGTCCCTGACGGTCGCCGCGTGGGGGATGGTCCCGAGCGCGGCCCGCGCCGTCGCGCTCGCCGGCTACCTCGCCTACGTCCTCCCGCGAATCGACCTCCCGTCGACGCCCGAGGCCGCGGTCACCGCGATGCAGTCCGCGCTGTCCGGCTTCGGCCTCATCACCGGGGTCGTCGTGGTTATCACGGTCGCGTGGGCGACGTACGTCCGGACCTACGGGATGGCCCGCGCCCGCGACCTTGACGTCGAATCGGCCGCGGTCGTCACCGTCGGCCTGAGCCTCGTCGGTCTCCTGTTCGAACTCCTCTGA
- a CDS encoding NAD-dependent epimerase/dehydratase family protein, translating to MTQHVVVGAGPVGLAVMEQLRERGADVVAVTRHEPEFLPEGVESRLADVLYPDRAVAAFADADVIYHCAKPPYDDWPELFPDLTRGIVAGAEAAGARLVVAEDLYMYGPVQVRLTEDLPYAATGPKGQTRAECADIVLDAHEAGRIEATIGRASDFFGPRVRESAVGEQVFGAAVAGKRAKVFGDPRLAHTYTYVPDFARALVLLGERDEALGEVWHVPNPETVSTRRFVDLVYEAADVDPGFPHIIAAPGLALTLGGYLSAPLKGLSEMRYAFEEPYVVRDTKFRETFGDAVEPTPLRDAIAETVAWYETQREEAEAEAEPIHRDARRKPTASAVGGIRQGSK from the coding sequence ATGACACAACACGTGGTGGTCGGTGCCGGCCCGGTCGGACTCGCGGTGATGGAACAGCTCAGGGAGCGCGGGGCGGACGTGGTCGCGGTGACGCGCCACGAACCAGAGTTCCTCCCCGAGGGCGTCGAGAGCCGCCTCGCCGACGTGCTCTACCCTGACCGCGCCGTCGCCGCCTTCGCGGACGCCGATGTCATCTATCACTGTGCCAAACCGCCGTACGACGACTGGCCCGAACTGTTTCCCGACCTCACCCGCGGCATCGTCGCGGGAGCCGAAGCCGCCGGCGCGCGCCTCGTCGTCGCCGAGGACCTCTACATGTACGGCCCGGTGCAGGTCCGCCTCACCGAGGACCTCCCCTATGCCGCCACCGGCCCGAAGGGCCAGACCAGAGCCGAGTGCGCCGACATCGTCCTCGACGCCCACGAGGCGGGCCGCATCGAGGCCACCATCGGCCGCGCCAGCGACTTCTTCGGCCCGCGCGTCCGCGAGTCGGCCGTCGGCGAGCAGGTGTTCGGCGCCGCCGTCGCCGGCAAGCGCGCGAAGGTGTTCGGCGACCCGCGACTCGCCCACACCTACACCTACGTCCCCGACTTCGCGCGGGCGCTCGTCCTCCTCGGCGAACGCGACGAGGCCCTCGGCGAGGTCTGGCACGTCCCGAACCCCGAGACGGTCTCGACGCGCCGCTTTGTCGACCTCGTCTACGAGGCCGCCGACGTCGACCCGGGCTTTCCGCACATCATCGCTGCGCCGGGGCTCGCGCTGACCCTCGGCGGCTACCTGAGCGCGCCGCTGAAGGGACTCTCGGAGATGCGCTACGCCTTCGAGGAACCGTACGTCGTCCGCGACACGAAGTTCCGCGAGACGTTCGGCGACGCCGTCGAACCGACCCCCCTTCGAGACGCCATCGCCGAGACGGTCGCGTGGTACGAAACGCAACGGGAAGAAGCCGAGGCCGAAGCCGAGCCGATTCACAGAGATGCAAGGAGGAAGCCCACGGCTTCAGCCGTGGGAGGAATCCGACAAGGCTCGAAATAA
- the truD gene encoding tRNA pseudouridine(13) synthase TruD: MREAHPLERAVGIDSYVSDADGVGGRLRVAPEDFRVRELELDSLNVRPPDAPTGDFPNLVLRVTLRSWDTNDFAGRLSDELDASRERVSWAGTKDKHAVTTQLFTVNGGDADDVPEIPNADIEVVGRLGRTLNFGDLAGNGFRIRVRDPENPDNAAAVTDALAEFGGREGRVGVPNFFGHQRFGSIRPITHKVGLHVVRGEWREAVLAYCGGPTEDEPEETQEGRAVVDEEAASADPDWHRALDRIPGYLGYERGMLHRLAEDGAETDEDWRNALESVPSNIQRLFVNAAQSYAFNRMLSERLDRGLPFDEPVEGDVVCFADRDAPEGLELPDVSRLQTATGRRVEVMGRHIERGRAFVTAPLVGTDTELAEGEQGDIERAVLDDLDLEPGDFDLPGNFQSTGTRRAILVRTDLDVDRESGDADGADGAGDDLVFDFALPHGSYATAVMREYLKAGPLDL; the protein is encoded by the coding sequence ATGCGCGAGGCACACCCGCTGGAGCGCGCGGTCGGCATCGACAGCTACGTGAGCGACGCCGACGGCGTCGGCGGCCGCCTTCGCGTCGCCCCCGAGGACTTCCGCGTGCGCGAACTCGAACTCGACTCGCTGAACGTCCGCCCGCCGGACGCCCCGACCGGCGACTTCCCGAACCTCGTCCTCCGCGTCACCCTCCGCAGCTGGGACACCAACGACTTCGCGGGCCGGCTCTCGGACGAACTCGACGCGAGCAGAGAGCGCGTCTCGTGGGCCGGCACGAAGGACAAACACGCCGTAACCACCCAACTGTTCACCGTCAACGGCGGCGACGCCGACGACGTGCCCGAGATTCCGAACGCCGACATCGAGGTCGTCGGCCGCCTCGGCCGCACGCTGAACTTCGGCGACCTCGCGGGCAACGGCTTCCGCATCCGCGTCCGCGACCCCGAGAACCCCGACAACGCCGCGGCCGTCACCGACGCACTCGCCGAGTTCGGCGGCCGCGAGGGCCGCGTGGGCGTCCCGAACTTCTTTGGCCACCAGCGGTTCGGCAGCATCCGCCCCATCACCCACAAAGTCGGCCTGCACGTCGTCCGCGGCGAGTGGCGCGAGGCCGTGTTGGCGTACTGCGGCGGGCCGACCGAGGACGAACCCGAGGAGACACAGGAGGGCCGCGCCGTCGTCGACGAGGAAGCCGCGTCGGCCGACCCCGACTGGCACCGCGCGCTCGACCGGATTCCGGGCTACCTCGGCTACGAGCGCGGCATGCTCCACCGCCTCGCCGAAGACGGCGCTGAGACCGACGAGGACTGGCGCAACGCGCTCGAATCGGTCCCGTCGAACATCCAGCGCCTGTTCGTCAACGCCGCCCAATCCTACGCGTTCAACCGGATGCTCTCGGAGCGCCTCGACCGCGGCCTCCCGTTCGACGAACCCGTCGAGGGCGACGTGGTCTGCTTCGCCGACCGCGACGCGCCCGAGGGGTTGGAACTCCCCGACGTGAGCCGGCTCCAGACCGCCACGGGCCGCAGAGTGGAGGTCATGGGCCGACACATCGAACGCGGTCGCGCGTTCGTCACGGCCCCGCTCGTCGGCACCGACACCGAACTCGCCGAGGGCGAACAGGGCGACATCGAGCGCGCCGTCCTCGACGACCTCGACCTCGAACCGGGCGACTTCGACCTCCCCGGCAACTTCCAGTCGACCGGAACGCGCCGGGCGATTCTCGTCCGCACCGACCTCGACGTGGACCGCGAGAGCGGCGACGCCGACGGCGCTGACGGGGCTGGCGACGACCTCGTCTTCGACTTCGCGCTCCCCCACGGCTCGTACGCGACGGCCGTGATGCGCGAGTACCTGAAGGCCGGTCCGCTCGACCTCTGA
- a CDS encoding class I SAM-dependent methyltransferase, which produces MTAEQSNSRSRSRSHSPSSVAQSFYTRWATLYDALARRAPGVGSVRTEAADALALAPGETVVEMGCGTGANLPYLAERVGPEGTVVGVDFSPGVLDVARERTREYPNVHLVRADATRPPVAPELEESPDAVLATFVSGMFDDPAAVVSSWADLVGPGGRLCLVDLAETTDRRWRPLNPVFRALVRVTAPPGSRTMRASPTRMLNRRLVAAHRALESRCRVTHETTHALGFARVRAGVVE; this is translated from the coding sequence ATGACAGCCGAACAGTCCAACTCTCGCTCTCGTTCTCGTTCTCACTCGCCGTCGTCGGTCGCCCAGTCGTTCTACACCCGCTGGGCGACGCTGTACGACGCGCTCGCCCGCCGCGCGCCCGGCGTCGGGAGCGTCAGAACCGAAGCCGCCGACGCGCTCGCGCTCGCCCCGGGCGAGACGGTCGTCGAGATGGGGTGCGGAACGGGCGCGAACCTCCCGTACCTCGCGGAGCGCGTCGGTCCCGAGGGAACCGTCGTCGGCGTCGATTTCTCACCCGGCGTCCTCGACGTGGCTCGCGAGCGGACCCGTGAGTACCCGAACGTCCACCTCGTCCGCGCCGACGCGACCCGGCCGCCGGTCGCGCCCGAACTCGAAGAATCGCCGGACGCCGTCCTCGCCACCTTCGTCTCGGGGATGTTCGACGACCCCGCGGCCGTGGTCTCGTCGTGGGCCGACCTCGTCGGCCCCGGCGGGCGACTCTGTCTCGTGGACCTCGCGGAGACGACCGACCGGCGCTGGCGACCGCTCAACCCGGTGTTTCGGGCGCTCGTCCGTGTCACCGCGCCGCCGGGGTCGCGCACGATGCGCGCGTCACCGACCCGGATGCTGAACCGGCGACTCGTCGCGGCCCACCGGGCGCTCGAATCGCGGTGTCGAGTGACCCACGAGACGACCCACGCCCTCGGCTTCGCGCGGGTTCGTGCGGGCGTCGTGGAGTAA
- a CDS encoding prefoldin subunit beta yields the protein MQGSLPPEAQEKLEELQNLQETAQNVSEQKQSSETALNEAQTALTTLEEIDADSKMYREVGELLIETDYEAAKDDLEEKVESLEVRVEQLTKQETRVQEKFESLQEELQQMLQGGAGGAGPMGPGGA from the coding sequence ATGCAGGGAAGTCTGCCGCCGGAAGCCCAAGAGAAGCTCGAAGAACTGCAGAACCTTCAGGAGACCGCCCAGAACGTCTCCGAGCAGAAGCAGTCCTCCGAGACCGCGCTCAACGAAGCACAGACGGCGCTCACCACGCTCGAGGAAATCGACGCTGACTCCAAGATGTACCGCGAAGTCGGCGAACTCCTCATCGAGACCGACTACGAAGCGGCCAAGGACGACCTCGAAGAGAAGGTCGAGAGCCTCGAAGTGCGCGTCGAACAGCTCACGAAGCAGGAGACGCGCGTGCAGGAGAAGTTCGAGAGCCTGCAGGAAGAGCTCCAGCAGATGCTCCAGGGCGGCGCGGGCGGCGCGGGTCCGATGGGCCCCGGCGGCGCGTAA
- a CDS encoding HVO_0649 family zinc finger protein, with product MSIRRTPRGTTALDRLRERYSEADLTCSKCGFTDSDGEWSAKTTGSSVFYRRVCPSCGAIETRTLSLK from the coding sequence ATGTCAATCAGAAGGACGCCGAGAGGGACGACCGCACTGGACCGGTTGCGAGAGCGATACAGCGAGGCCGACCTCACCTGTTCGAAATGCGGCTTCACCGACAGCGACGGTGAATGGTCCGCCAAGACGACCGGGTCGAGCGTGTTCTACCGACGGGTCTGCCCGAGTTGCGGCGCTATCGAGACGCGGACGCTCTCGCTGAAGTAG
- a CDS encoding RNA-guided endonuclease TnpB family protein codes for MEVIRTVKVKLDVPNERCDDLHQTKTQFLHCANTTAEWAWRYPNDYCVTSKQNAENALYERLRNETELTANLVQKGIRRAIEATKSGVARLKKGDNTSQPHFDAWSVVYDKRSATFHRDHVSLSTVNGRVECDYVIPSEIEGTPIGEYLLNEDYEFRMSTLQYDRSTSEFYLHARMRRTTDEQEQSTTSSEDAKHRTVLGVDLNVDGSLAVTSTGAFIGNADEMNHRRREFEKTRGSMQQTGTRSAHLSIQSMNDREHRWMQDELHRASNQIFEEAHDHGCTHIAFENLTDIRKRMAGAKRFHAWAFRRLSQYVEYKAEMFGIKVEQVSPAYTSQRCSSCGFTHESNRRTKHQFVCQKCEYELNADYNASKNIARKLLKRLHSGQTSSSGGAPCQCALASGTLNLNGDFHASVDSTAEGESTDKPTTSVVGY; via the coding sequence ATGGAGGTGATTCGCACCGTCAAAGTCAAACTCGACGTACCCAACGAGCGATGCGACGACCTCCATCAGACCAAAACTCAGTTCCTTCACTGTGCGAACACCACCGCAGAGTGGGCGTGGAGATACCCGAACGACTACTGTGTGACCTCGAAACAGAACGCCGAGAACGCCCTCTACGAACGACTTCGCAACGAGACGGAGTTGACTGCAAATCTCGTACAGAAAGGGATTCGACGCGCTATCGAGGCCACAAAAAGCGGTGTCGCCCGACTCAAGAAAGGTGACAACACCAGTCAACCGCACTTTGATGCGTGGAGCGTCGTCTACGACAAACGCTCTGCGACATTCCACCGCGACCACGTTTCGCTCTCGACAGTAAACGGCCGCGTTGAGTGCGACTACGTGATTCCCAGCGAAATTGAGGGAACGCCGATTGGCGAGTATCTGCTGAACGAGGACTACGAGTTCCGGATGTCAACGTTGCAGTACGACCGCTCTACGTCGGAGTTCTATCTCCACGCACGGATGCGCCGAACCACAGACGAGCAAGAGCAGTCCACGACTTCTTCTGAAGACGCCAAGCACAGAACAGTCCTTGGCGTTGACCTGAACGTGGACGGTTCGCTCGCCGTGACTTCCACAGGCGCATTCATCGGGAATGCAGACGAGATGAATCATCGACGCCGAGAGTTCGAGAAGACTCGCGGCTCGATGCAACAGACGGGAACGCGGTCGGCACACTTGTCGATTCAGTCGATGAACGACCGCGAACACCGCTGGATGCAGGACGAACTACATCGAGCGTCGAACCAGATTTTCGAAGAAGCTCACGACCACGGCTGTACGCACATCGCGTTCGAGAATCTGACCGATATTCGCAAACGGATGGCTGGTGCGAAGCGATTCCACGCATGGGCGTTCCGACGCCTCTCCCAGTACGTTGAGTACAAGGCGGAGATGTTCGGGATCAAGGTTGAGCAGGTGAGCCCTGCGTACACGAGTCAACGGTGTTCGTCGTGCGGGTTTACGCACGAATCGAATCGGCGGACGAAGCATCAGTTCGTGTGTCAGAAGTGCGAGTACGAACTGAACGCGGACTACAACGCGAGTAAGAACATCGCTCGGAAACTACTCAAGAGACTCCACTCGGGGCAGACGTCTTCGAGTGGAGGCGCACCCTGTCAGTGTGCGCTTGCGTCAGGGACGCTGAACCTGAATGGCGATTTCCACGCCTCCGTCGACTCGACGGCAGAAGGGGAGTCCACTGACAAGCCCACGACTTCAGTCGTGGGTTACTGA
- a CDS encoding DUF2103 domain-containing protein, with translation MHCRRCGNPLEKPGDYCLTCNTANCDAVVAVFEADRATLTFLDEEDVLGETTVTTIPESDDETKVVQLRNFAGLVADEIRRKRPETVYAAGERAPLRETRAQLHHEFYRVSDDDPVQRVLDTRGERTLEVVDIPPAEKLGGSHSTLIGGRRGRRAIGVVAGHPHVKKVIPGPIDAGGTGSRTGLRAKVTRADDNGNVRLLLRDGSSVQENRIVTTAMNRETGERVRDDLNEALREDELQETK, from the coding sequence ATGCACTGTCGGCGGTGTGGAAATCCGTTAGAGAAGCCGGGAGACTACTGTCTCACCTGCAACACCGCCAACTGCGACGCCGTCGTGGCCGTCTTCGAGGCCGACCGCGCGACGCTGACGTTCCTCGACGAGGAGGACGTGCTCGGCGAGACGACGGTCACGACGATTCCCGAGTCGGACGACGAGACGAAGGTCGTCCAACTCCGCAACTTCGCCGGCCTCGTCGCCGACGAGATTCGGCGCAAGCGACCCGAGACCGTGTACGCCGCGGGCGAGCGCGCCCCGCTCCGCGAGACGCGCGCCCAACTCCACCACGAGTTCTATCGCGTCTCCGACGACGACCCCGTCCAGCGCGTCCTCGACACCCGCGGCGAGCGGACGCTGGAGGTCGTCGATATTCCGCCTGCGGAGAAGTTGGGCGGGAGCCACAGCACGCTCATCGGGGGGCGACGGGGTCGCCGGGCAATCGGCGTCGTCGCCGGCCACCCGCACGTCAAGAAGGTCATTCCCGGACCCATCGACGCCGGCGGCACCGGGTCGCGGACGGGCCTCCGAGCGAAGGTCACCCGCGCCGACGACAACGGCAACGTCAGACTCCTCCTGCGAGACGGGTCGAGCGTCCAAGAAAACCGCATCGTCACGACGGCGATGAACCGCGAGACGGGCGAGCGCGTCCGCGACGACCTGAACGAGGCGCTGCGAGAAGACGAGTTACAAGAGACGAAGTAA
- a CDS encoding thiamine-phosphate synthase family protein, with the protein MKFIEEIVVDAFLPTFRALLAEDLRDRGFTQSEVAEALGISQSAVSKYAHGEVTTNERVATDPRVVDLVSRVGDGLATGDMTPVQALVETEVLIRQLEEGDLLSDLHEEEMPALASHDGFRSIHDPEGRLRTVEQVRSSVRRGLRMLTNTSGFAGLIPNVGSNLVESLPDADSVDDIAAIPGRIFDVKGQATVPGEPEFGVSGHVAGVLLSARAAGADVNAALNIVYDAGVIEDLEAAGYECIEFDPDAPTDPVRELLTARDLPETFVVYQSGGYGIEPITYILGPDAPAVADVVRVLL; encoded by the coding sequence ATGAAATTCATCGAAGAAATCGTCGTGGACGCGTTCCTCCCGACGTTCCGCGCGCTCCTCGCGGAGGACCTCCGCGACCGTGGGTTCACCCAGTCGGAGGTCGCCGAGGCGCTCGGCATCAGCCAGAGTGCCGTCTCGAAGTACGCCCACGGCGAGGTCACCACGAACGAGCGGGTCGCCACCGACCCTCGCGTCGTCGACCTCGTCTCCCGCGTCGGCGACGGCCTCGCAACCGGCGATATGACGCCCGTGCAGGCGCTCGTCGAGACCGAAGTCCTCATCCGCCAACTCGAAGAGGGCGACCTGCTGTCCGACCTCCACGAAGAGGAGATGCCCGCACTCGCCTCCCACGACGGCTTCCGGAGCATCCACGACCCCGAGGGTCGCCTCCGAACCGTCGAGCAGGTCCGCTCGTCGGTCCGCCGCGGCCTCCGCATGCTCACGAACACCTCCGGCTTCGCGGGGCTCATCCCGAACGTCGGCTCCAACCTCGTTGAGTCGCTGCCGGACGCCGACAGCGTGGACGACATCGCCGCAATCCCCGGCCGTATCTTCGACGTGAAGGGGCAGGCGACCGTCCCCGGCGAACCCGAGTTCGGCGTCAGCGGCCACGTCGCGGGCGTCCTGCTTTCGGCCCGCGCCGCCGGTGCCGACGTGAACGCCGCGCTCAACATCGTCTACGACGCGGGCGTCATCGAGGACCTCGAAGCCGCGGGCTACGAGTGCATCGAGTTCGACCCGGACGCGCCGACCGACCCGGTCCGCGAACTCCTCACCGCCCGCGACCTGCCGGAGACGTTCGTCGTCTACCAGAGCGGCGGTTACGGCATCGAGCCAATCACGTACATCCTCGGTCCCGACGCGCCCGCCGTCGCCGACGTGGTCCGCGTCCTGCTCTGA
- a CDS encoding DNA-directed RNA polymerase subunit P encodes MSYKCSRCKRDVELDEFGGVRCPYCGHRVLLKERSPNVKEVAVE; translated from the coding sequence ATGAGCTACAAGTGTTCCCGGTGCAAGCGCGATGTCGAACTGGACGAGTTCGGTGGCGTCCGCTGTCCGTACTGCGGGCACCGCGTCCTGCTGAAGGAGCGGTCCCCCAACGTCAAAGAAGTCGCCGTCGAGTAG
- the pth2 gene encoding peptidyl-tRNA hydrolase Pth2 produces MKQAIVARADLGMGRGKLAAQVAHASLSAYEDTDSQTRKRWKGGGQKKVVLKANGESELFKLADKAERAGIPHAIIRDAGHTQLDPGTVTALAVGPAEDDEIDRVTGDLSLY; encoded by the coding sequence ATGAAACAGGCCATCGTCGCACGCGCCGACCTCGGCATGGGCCGGGGAAAGCTCGCCGCGCAGGTCGCCCACGCCTCGCTGTCCGCCTACGAGGACACCGACTCGCAGACCCGGAAGCGCTGGAAGGGCGGCGGACAGAAGAAGGTCGTCCTCAAGGCCAACGGCGAGTCGGAACTGTTCAAACTCGCCGACAAGGCCGAGCGGGCGGGCATCCCCCACGCCATCATCCGCGACGCGGGACACACGCAACTCGACCCCGGCACGGTGACGGCGCTCGCCGTCGGCCCCGCCGAGGACGACGAAATCGACCGCGTGACCGGCGACCTCTCGCTGTACTGA
- a CDS encoding DUF3194 domain-containing protein, which produces MPQPTDEEVVQTAAEAAEGLIFARFKQSRVKDFDVTVTFEDGVLDVDVYVNAPDDADDAEAVAEEAALTAQEAVDELFAAADEE; this is translated from the coding sequence ATGCCACAGCCGACGGACGAAGAAGTGGTCCAGACCGCCGCGGAGGCGGCTGAGGGCCTCATCTTCGCCCGCTTCAAGCAGTCTCGCGTCAAGGACTTCGACGTCACCGTGACGTTCGAAGACGGCGTCCTCGACGTGGACGTGTACGTCAACGCGCCCGACGACGCCGACGACGCGGAAGCCGTCGCCGAGGAGGCGGCGCTGACGGCGCAGGAGGCCGTGGACGAACTGTTCGCGGCCGCCGACGAAGAGTAA
- a CDS encoding KEOPS complex subunit Pcc1, translated as MRPAHSASLEFDYSDERRARVVERSVAVEEGEIDDARSGARVGREGRTVVVTVEADDLVALRAGVNSWIRLVETTERVADAGEPLSGSA; from the coding sequence GTGCGTCCAGCGCACAGCGCTTCGCTCGAATTCGACTATTCTGACGAGCGGCGCGCACGCGTCGTCGAGCGGAGCGTCGCCGTCGAGGAAGGCGAGATAGACGACGCCCGGTCCGGTGCCCGCGTCGGCCGCGAGGGGCGGACCGTCGTGGTCACCGTCGAGGCCGACGACCTCGTCGCGCTCCGCGCGGGCGTGAACTCGTGGATACGCCTCGTCGAGACCACAGAGCGCGTCGCGGACGCCGGCGAGCCACTGTCCGGGTCCGCGTAG